Proteins from one Syntrophaceae bacterium genomic window:
- the gap gene encoding type I glyceraldehyde-3-phosphate dehydrogenase, with the protein MIRVGINGFGRIGRQVFRAILERCPGTVSVTAVNDLFDVATNAHLLSFDTNYGRFPGNVRVRKDGFSVNGRAVRSFAFRDPGQIPWDEAGVQVVIESTGLFTEGSKAAAHLEAGAKKVVITAPAKGEDLTVVMGVNHKRYRPEKHQILSNASCTTNCLAPPVMVLHRHFGIERGMMTTIHSYTNDQRILDLPHRDLRRARAAGQNIIPTTTGAARALSLVLPELAGRFDGYALRVPTPTVSVVDFTAELSRETTTDELRQVIRNAARTSLKGILGVAEMPLVSSDFRGDSRSSIVDIEFTQVMRKNWAKVVTWYDNEWGYSCRVADLIEYIGRQGL; encoded by the coding sequence ATGATCAGAGTGGGTATCAACGGATTCGGCCGCATCGGCCGGCAGGTCTTCCGGGCCATCCTGGAGCGCTGTCCCGGAACCGTGAGCGTCACTGCCGTCAACGACCTCTTTGACGTCGCCACGAACGCCCACCTCCTCTCCTTCGATACGAACTACGGCCGCTTCCCCGGAAACGTGCGCGTCCGAAAGGACGGATTCTCCGTGAACGGGCGTGCCGTCCGAAGCTTCGCCTTCCGCGATCCGGGCCAGATCCCCTGGGATGAAGCCGGCGTCCAGGTGGTCATCGAAAGCACGGGCCTCTTCACGGAGGGATCGAAGGCGGCGGCCCACCTGGAGGCGGGCGCGAAAAAGGTCGTCATCACCGCCCCCGCCAAGGGAGAGGACCTGACGGTCGTCATGGGAGTCAACCACAAGCGTTACCGCCCGGAAAAACACCAGATCCTCTCCAATGCCTCCTGCACGACCAACTGCCTGGCGCCGCCGGTCATGGTCCTGCACCGCCACTTCGGCATCGAGCGGGGCATGATGACGACGATCCACTCCTATACGAACGACCAGCGGATCCTGGACCTGCCCCACCGGGACCTCCGCCGGGCCCGGGCGGCGGGACAGAACATCATTCCGACGACCACGGGGGCCGCCCGCGCCCTCTCCCTCGTCCTGCCGGAACTGGCAGGGCGATTCGACGGCTACGCCCTCCGCGTTCCCACGCCGACCGTGTCCGTCGTGGACTTCACGGCGGAACTGAGCCGCGAGACCACGACGGACGAACTCCGCCAGGTGATCCGGAACGCGGCGCGAACATCTCTGAAAGGCATCCTCGGCGTTGCCGAGATGCCCCTCGTATCCAGCGATTTCCGGGGAGACAGCCGGTCCTCCATCGTTGATATCGAGTTCACCCAGGTCATGCGGAAAAATTGGGCGAAAGTTGTAACCTGGTACGACAACGAATGGGGATATTCGTGCCGGGTGGCCGATCTGATCGAATACATCGGCAGGCAGGGACTCTGA
- a CDS encoding GAF domain-containing protein, giving the protein MKTKEKDYFESLYEVTRLINGSLDPDRVLEEIVRSVVSAMGLKAASLRLLDARKKRLLLGASCGLSENYLQKGPILIEASGLDQKALRGKTCIVPDARTDPDFQYGPKAREEGIASVLVVPLIREKKVLGVLRAYTDTIRDFSKREIRFLEAVAHLSAIALDNARLHQALETRCELMAAHKLRIDDN; this is encoded by the coding sequence ATGAAAACCAAGGAAAAGGACTACTTCGAGTCCCTCTACGAGGTGACCCGACTGATCAACGGCTCCCTGGATCCGGACCGCGTCCTGGAGGAAATCGTCCGGTCCGTGGTGAGCGCCATGGGACTGAAGGCGGCCAGTCTCCGTCTCCTGGACGCCCGGAAGAAAAGGCTGCTCCTGGGGGCATCCTGCGGCCTTTCCGAGAACTACCTTCAGAAGGGCCCCATCCTGATCGAGGCCAGCGGGCTGGATCAAAAGGCGCTCCGGGGAAAGACCTGCATCGTCCCGGATGCCCGGACGGACCCGGACTTCCAGTACGGACCCAAGGCCCGGGAAGAGGGAATCGCCTCCGTACTGGTCGTTCCCCTCATCCGGGAAAAGAAGGTCCTGGGAGTGCTCCGCGCCTACACCGATACGATCCGGGATTTCTCGAAACGGGAGATCCGCTTTCTGGAGGCCGTAGCCCATTTGAGCGCCATTGCCCTCGACAATGCCCGCCTGCACCAAGCGCTGGAAACCCGATGCGAGCTGATGGCGGCCCACAAGCTCCGCATCGACGACAACTAG
- a CDS encoding radical SAM protein, with the protein MLLVHPPVSKPCEPPPGIARLAGALRAHDVPHVLLDANREGLQHLLERTLPGDSADTWTRRARSGLQKNLRLLTTAGGYENPDRYRRAVSDVNRALERSCPEGLPRVTLANYEDPVLSPLRTDDLLAAAEHPGKNPFFPYFRDRLSSLLADPGFTDVGFSLNYLSQAICTFAMIGHLRRLQPNLRILLGGGLATSWSRRPGFGVPFRGLVDEIIDGPGEARLLSRLGKSPGSLPARPYYRDLLSASDPVVGVSYLAPGPILPYSASSGCSYGKCSFCPEHAEGRPFRPIPPERAAGEIRSLATELRPVLIHLLDNTLSPALLKAIIADPPGAPWYGFVRVSRDLADPDFCTALKRSGCVMLQIGIESGSQKILDSLNKGIRLETAAKALPCLRTAGIAAYVYLLFGTPGEAEPEARETLYFTARHSESIGFLNLAVFNLPVGSAYASGLDIRPFYEGDLSLYRDFHHPRGWDRGAVRRFLQSEFRRHPAIASILRRDPPLFTSNHAPFFARALFSRNRH; encoded by the coding sequence ATCCTCCTCGTCCATCCCCCGGTCTCCAAGCCCTGCGAACCGCCGCCCGGCATCGCCCGGCTGGCGGGAGCACTCCGTGCACACGACGTTCCCCATGTTCTTCTGGATGCAAACCGGGAGGGCCTTCAACACCTCCTGGAGCGGACACTCCCGGGGGATTCCGCCGACACGTGGACCCGCCGGGCCCGCTCCGGACTGCAGAAGAATCTCCGGCTGCTGACAACGGCCGGAGGCTACGAGAACCCGGATCGCTACCGTCGCGCGGTCTCCGACGTGAACCGGGCACTGGAGCGATCCTGCCCGGAGGGCCTTCCCCGGGTGACCCTGGCCAATTACGAGGATCCGGTGCTGTCCCCCCTGCGCACCGACGACCTGCTGGCGGCAGCCGAACATCCCGGGAAGAATCCGTTTTTCCCGTATTTCCGGGACCGCCTCTCCTCCCTCCTCGCCGATCCGGGATTCACGGATGTCGGCTTTTCCCTCAACTACCTGAGCCAGGCCATCTGTACGTTCGCAATGATCGGCCATCTGCGCCGCCTCCAGCCGAACCTGCGCATTCTCCTCGGGGGCGGGCTGGCCACGTCATGGTCCCGCCGGCCCGGCTTCGGCGTCCCCTTCCGGGGGCTGGTCGATGAAATCATCGACGGCCCCGGAGAGGCCCGCCTCCTTTCCCGTCTTGGAAAGTCGCCCGGCTCTCTCCCTGCGAGGCCGTACTACCGGGATCTCCTGTCCGCCTCCGATCCCGTCGTCGGGGTTTCCTATCTCGCTCCCGGCCCGATCCTGCCCTACAGTGCATCTTCCGGATGCTCCTACGGGAAGTGCTCCTTCTGCCCCGAACATGCAGAGGGCCGTCCTTTCCGCCCGATCCCGCCGGAACGGGCCGCCGGAGAGATCCGGAGCCTGGCGACGGAACTCCGGCCGGTCCTGATTCACCTCCTGGACAACACCCTCTCCCCGGCCCTGTTGAAAGCCATCATCGCGGATCCCCCCGGCGCTCCCTGGTATGGCTTCGTCCGGGTTTCCCGGGATCTGGCGGATCCCGATTTCTGCACGGCCCTGAAGCGGTCCGGGTGCGTGATGCTCCAGATCGGGATCGAATCGGGGAGCCAGAAGATTCTCGACTCGCTCAACAAGGGAATCCGCCTGGAGACGGCGGCCAAGGCCCTGCCATGCCTGCGGACTGCCGGCATCGCCGCATACGTGTACCTGCTTTTCGGCACGCCCGGGGAAGCGGAGCCGGAGGCCCGGGAAACCCTGTATTTCACGGCCCGCCATAGCGAATCGATCGGGTTTCTGAATCTGGCCGTCTTCAACCTTCCCGTCGGGAGCGCTTACGCCTCGGGTCTCGATATCCGGCCGTTCTACGAAGGGGATCTCTCGCTCTACCGTGATTTCCATCACCCCCGGGGCTGGGATCGGGGAGCCGTCCGCCGTTTCCTCCAGTCGGAATTCAGGAGGCATCCCGCCATCGCCTCCATCCTGAGGCGGGATCCGCCGCTCTTCACATCCAATCACGCCCCGTTTTTTGCGCGGGCCCTCTTTTCCCGCAACCGGCACTGA
- a CDS encoding sodium:proton antiporter, giving the protein MDPKQRSFLAFMAWTALFLLFAEPSSCWASGSLEEAAHQIGKILPVWTVLPFAGILLSIALCPLFVPHFWHNHFGKVSAFWALAFAVPFVVFDWRVASYSILHIGLIDYIPFIILLWGLFTISGGIVVKGSLRGTPLVNAILLLIGTFLASWVGTTGAAMIMIRPVLRANRDRVHKAHVICFFIFLVANIGGSLTPLGDPPLFLGFLHNVPFFWVTTGILPEMLVTAALLLLLFLAVDIFYFRKEKAFREAAATERTPIGIAGTYNFLLLAGVVTAILVSGYWKAGHLTLYGVEVHYQNLFRDAAIVILGLVSLKITPKELREANEFSWGPILEVAKLFAGIFITIIPALAILRAGLEGAMAPLVAAVQTPAHYFWAAGGLSSFLDNAPTYLTFFNMALGKVGLTEAQVPIALAAGTATANPAFIGYLTAISAGAVFMGANTYIGNAPNFMVKSIAEEAGVDMPSFFGYMFKYSIPYLLPIFILVTFIFF; this is encoded by the coding sequence ATGGATCCGAAGCAACGTTCTTTCCTGGCCTTTATGGCATGGACGGCCCTCTTTCTTCTCTTTGCGGAGCCGTCGTCCTGCTGGGCATCCGGCAGCCTGGAGGAGGCGGCCCACCAGATCGGGAAAATCCTCCCGGTGTGGACGGTTCTGCCCTTTGCGGGGATTCTCCTCTCCATCGCCCTGTGTCCGTTGTTCGTTCCCCATTTCTGGCATAATCATTTCGGAAAGGTATCGGCCTTCTGGGCCCTGGCCTTCGCCGTCCCCTTCGTGGTCTTCGACTGGCGGGTCGCCTCCTACTCGATCCTCCATATCGGCCTGATCGACTACATCCCCTTCATCATCCTCCTGTGGGGGCTGTTCACCATCTCCGGCGGCATCGTCGTGAAGGGATCCCTCCGGGGAACGCCTCTCGTGAACGCGATCCTTCTCCTCATCGGGACGTTCCTCGCTTCCTGGGTGGGGACCACCGGCGCCGCGATGATCATGATCCGGCCGGTCCTCCGGGCGAACCGCGACCGGGTCCACAAGGCCCACGTGATCTGCTTCTTCATCTTCCTGGTGGCCAACATCGGCGGATCCCTGACCCCCCTGGGAGACCCGCCGCTCTTCCTCGGATTTCTCCATAACGTGCCCTTCTTCTGGGTCACCACGGGCATCCTGCCGGAAATGCTTGTCACGGCAGCGCTGCTTCTGCTGTTGTTCCTCGCCGTTGACATCTTCTATTTCCGGAAAGAGAAGGCCTTCCGGGAAGCCGCCGCAACGGAGCGAACCCCCATCGGAATCGCCGGAACCTACAATTTTCTCCTTCTCGCGGGTGTCGTGACGGCAATTCTCGTGAGCGGCTACTGGAAGGCGGGCCATCTCACCCTCTATGGCGTCGAGGTTCATTACCAGAACCTCTTCCGGGACGCCGCCATCGTCATCCTCGGCCTCGTTTCCCTGAAGATCACGCCGAAGGAGCTGCGCGAGGCGAACGAATTTTCCTGGGGTCCGATCCTGGAAGTGGCCAAGCTCTTCGCCGGCATCTTCATCACCATCATCCCGGCCCTGGCAATCCTGAGGGCGGGACTCGAGGGGGCGATGGCACCTCTCGTGGCGGCCGTCCAGACGCCGGCTCATTACTTCTGGGCCGCCGGAGGCCTCTCCTCGTTCCTGGACAACGCCCCGACCTATCTCACCTTCTTCAACATGGCCCTGGGCAAGGTTGGGCTGACGGAGGCCCAGGTCCCAATAGCCCTGGCGGCGGGAACCGCCACGGCGAACCCGGCCTTCATCGGCTACCTGACGGCCATCTCCGCCGGGGCCGTCTTCATGGGGGCAAACACCTATATCGGCAACGCCCCGAACTTCATGGTCAAGTCCATCGCCGAGGAGGCCGGCGTCGACATGCCAAGCTTCTTCGGGTATATGTTCAAGTACTCCATTCCCTATCTGCTTCCCATTTTCATCCTCGTGACATTCATCTTCTTTTAG
- a CDS encoding acyl-CoA synthetase, producing the protein MVWAPLMEEDKKRYNVINKENLEFLMNRYNKVNRWVIADMIRRSAYHYPDKPAVIFQGKTLTYSQLEQECNRMANALTDLGVKKYDRVAILAHNTIHHVITWLGCAKIGAIYLAINYLLRGKDISYCIDHSESVAFIVEDALFDLVKDVLDDMPTVKTWIWSNQGAGKPSASDRFLDFDAWYSKYPADEPDVILHIEDPCQMTYTSGTEALPKGVIISNQALMAQYMGAIVDGQYDEDDISINALPIYHCAQRDVFMNPIFWVGGTNVLTLPDIGLILRSIAEFKATVFFAPPTVWIGMLRHPEFNKHDLSSLKKCYYGASIMPMEILKEMMERLPGVRIYNYYGQTELAPYHTILKAKDALAKIGSAGLGGLNMETHLEDDEGKVVAVPDVPGEICGKGPHALIMYFKEPGKTEEAMKGGWFHSGDIGIMDADRYITVADRKKDMIKTGGENVATREVEDAIYLDKRVQEVAVIGLPDPKWVEIVTAIIVLKPGETMTAQEVMDHCRKNLAPFKCPKKVVFVDALPKTPTGKILKREMRISMKDAPG; encoded by the coding sequence ATGGTCTGGGCACCACTGATGGAAGAAGACAAGAAACGATACAATGTCATCAACAAGGAAAACCTTGAATTCCTGATGAACCGCTACAACAAGGTGAACCGCTGGGTCATCGCCGACATGATCCGCCGGAGCGCCTACCACTATCCCGACAAGCCGGCGGTCATCTTCCAGGGGAAAACCCTCACTTACAGCCAGCTGGAACAGGAGTGCAACCGGATGGCCAACGCCCTGACCGACCTGGGCGTGAAGAAGTACGACCGGGTGGCCATCCTGGCCCACAATACGATCCACCATGTCATCACCTGGCTCGGATGCGCCAAGATCGGCGCCATCTACCTGGCCATCAATTACCTGCTGCGGGGCAAGGACATCTCCTACTGCATCGACCACTCGGAAAGCGTCGCCTTCATTGTCGAGGACGCCCTGTTCGACCTGGTCAAGGATGTGCTGGACGATATGCCCACGGTGAAAACCTGGATCTGGTCGAACCAGGGTGCCGGCAAACCGTCCGCGAGCGACCGGTTTCTCGATTTCGACGCCTGGTACTCGAAATATCCCGCCGACGAGCCGGACGTGATCCTCCACATCGAGGATCCCTGCCAGATGACTTACACCAGTGGCACGGAAGCCCTGCCCAAAGGGGTCATCATCAGCAACCAGGCGCTCATGGCCCAGTATATGGGAGCCATTGTCGACGGACAGTACGACGAGGACGACATCTCCATCAACGCCCTGCCCATCTACCACTGCGCCCAGCGGGACGTCTTCATGAACCCCATCTTCTGGGTCGGCGGGACGAATGTCCTGACCCTGCCGGACATCGGCCTGATCCTGAGAAGCATCGCCGAATTCAAGGCCACCGTCTTCTTCGCGCCTCCGACTGTCTGGATCGGCATGCTCCGCCATCCCGAATTCAACAAGCACGACCTCTCGAGCCTGAAGAAATGCTATTACGGCGCCTCCATCATGCCCATGGAGATCCTGAAAGAGATGATGGAGCGGCTGCCGGGCGTACGCATCTACAACTACTACGGCCAGACGGAGCTCGCGCCGTATCACACGATCCTGAAGGCCAAGGATGCCCTCGCCAAGATCGGGTCCGCCGGCCTGGGCGGTCTCAACATGGAAACACACCTGGAAGACGACGAAGGGAAGGTCGTGGCAGTCCCGGACGTCCCCGGCGAAATCTGCGGGAAAGGTCCCCATGCGCTCATCATGTACTTCAAGGAGCCCGGAAAGACGGAAGAGGCCATGAAGGGCGGCTGGTTCCATTCCGGTGACATCGGCATCATGGACGCGGACCGTTACATCACCGTGGCGGACCGGAAAAAGGACATGATCAAGACGGGCGGAGAGAACGTGGCCACCCGCGAGGTGGAGGACGCCATTTATCTGGACAAGAGGGTCCAGGAAGTGGCCGTCATCGGCCTGCCCGATCCCAAGTGGGTCGAGATCGTCACGGCGATCATCGTCCTGAAACCCGGAGAGACCATGACGGCCCAGGAGGTGATGGACCACTGCCGGAAGAATCTGGCACCGTTCAAATGCCCCAAGAAGGTTGTTTTCGTAGACGCCCTGCCGAAAACCCCGACGGGAAAGATCCTCAAGCGGGAGATGCGGATCTCCATGAAGGATGCCCCGGGCTGA
- a CDS encoding enoyl-CoA hydratase — MTGPSDPERRSILEFRFIRFETFGPIGVLTLNHPERRNALSLDMLRELALLTDHVAGNESVRVLIIRAAGKVFSSGHNLGEMVDGDFPHYQDIFRTCSAFMHRLQKLPQPVIAQVHGVATAAGCQLVAACDLALAEEDATFGTPGVRIGVFCTTPAIPLVRAVGRKRALEMLFTGRMVTAREALEWGLVNRVVPLDRLETETLSLAEEIAQASPLTLAIGKRAFYTQVNLDDEQAYTFGSEIMVGNLFAGDAREGMRAFLEKRKPLWKGK, encoded by the coding sequence ATGACCGGTCCGTCGGATCCCGAAAGGAGGAGCATCTTGGAATTCCGGTTCATCCGGTTCGAGACGTTCGGTCCCATCGGAGTCCTAACCCTGAACCATCCGGAGCGGAGGAACGCCCTCTCTCTGGACATGCTCCGGGAACTGGCTCTCCTGACGGATCACGTCGCCGGGAACGAGTCCGTCCGGGTCCTGATCATACGCGCCGCCGGCAAGGTATTCTCGTCGGGACACAACCTCGGCGAGATGGTGGACGGCGACTTCCCGCATTACCAGGATATCTTCCGGACCTGCAGCGCATTCATGCACAGGCTCCAGAAGCTCCCGCAGCCCGTTATTGCCCAGGTCCACGGCGTGGCCACCGCCGCCGGATGCCAGCTCGTGGCGGCCTGCGATCTTGCCCTGGCTGAAGAGGACGCGACCTTCGGCACGCCGGGAGTCAGGATCGGCGTGTTCTGCACCACGCCGGCCATTCCTCTTGTCCGGGCCGTCGGCCGGAAACGGGCCCTGGAGATGCTGTTCACCGGCCGCATGGTCACCGCCCGGGAAGCCCTGGAATGGGGTCTGGTAAACCGAGTGGTTCCCCTCGACCGCCTCGAGACGGAGACCCTGTCCCTGGCGGAAGAGATCGCCCAGGCAAGTCCCCTGACGCTCGCCATCGGCAAGCGCGCTTTTTACACGCAGGTCAACCTCGACGACGAACAGGCCTACACCTTCGGCAGCGAGATCATGGTTGGAAATCTCTTTGCCGGGGATGCCCGGGAGGGCATGCGGGCCTTTCTCGAAAAACGAAAACCTCTCTGGAAAGGAAAGTAA
- a CDS encoding GGDEF domain-containing protein, protein MTTIFLDNVPREDLERIRLFRYVNLDSIMGLLEACSIRTLQEGEILLQPGRSNTNVYLILSGKVRIHLESMDADPLTILGAGETVGEMSVLDGKLTSAFAVAHEICQLLVMDEDILWSLVHSSHAAACNLLVILTCRLRNTDHVLTRNNQLDEVYQLYGTVDALTGIHNRHWIDNALERLCRRCEVGGIPLTVFMIDIDHFKNFNDHYGHLCGDRILHSVSRILASHLRPSEPLGRYGGDEFVIVVPHVDESEADWIAQRLCQSLREAPPIAMEERELPHPTISVGVASKKAGQTTRELLEAADQALYRAKKSGRDQASR, encoded by the coding sequence ATGACGACAATTTTTCTCGACAACGTGCCCCGAGAGGACCTGGAGCGCATTCGGCTCTTCCGTTACGTCAATCTGGATTCCATCATGGGCCTCCTGGAGGCATGCAGCATCAGGACCCTGCAGGAGGGAGAAATCCTGCTCCAGCCCGGCCGTTCGAATACGAACGTTTACCTGATCCTGAGTGGCAAGGTGAGGATTCACCTGGAATCGATGGATGCGGATCCCCTCACGATCCTGGGCGCCGGCGAGACCGTCGGCGAGATGTCCGTCCTCGACGGCAAGCTGACCTCGGCATTTGCAGTGGCACACGAAATCTGCCAGCTCCTCGTCATGGACGAGGACATCCTCTGGTCCCTGGTCCATTCTTCCCACGCAGCGGCATGCAACCTGCTCGTCATCCTGACCTGTCGTCTCCGGAACACGGACCACGTCCTGACCAGGAACAACCAGCTCGACGAGGTCTACCAGCTCTATGGAACCGTCGACGCCCTCACGGGAATCCACAACCGCCACTGGATCGACAACGCCCTGGAACGTCTCTGCAGGCGCTGCGAAGTGGGCGGGATCCCACTCACGGTCTTCATGATCGACATCGACCATTTCAAGAATTTCAACGATCATTACGGACATCTGTGCGGTGACCGGATCCTCCATTCGGTTTCCCGGATTCTTGCCAGCCATCTCCGTCCTTCCGAACCGCTCGGCCGTTACGGGGGCGATGAATTTGTGATCGTCGTCCCCCATGTCGATGAATCCGAGGCTGACTGGATCGCACAGCGGCTCTGCCAGTCGCTGCGCGAAGCACCTCCCATTGCCATGGAGGAAAGAGAACTTCCCCATCCGACCATCTCTGTGGGCGTGGCCTCGAAAAAAGCAGGCCAGACGACGCGTGAACTTCTGGAAGCCGCCGACCAGGCCCTGTACCGAGCCAAAAAAAGCGGTCGGGACCAGGCCTCCCGCTGA
- a CDS encoding DUF3467 domain-containing protein, with the protein MSNESTTPPQQSVQIITGDDMARGRYSNNLAVAFNPEEFILDWLLSSPGGIHLVSRIIVSPSHVKRIIDLLTKNLERYEEQFGRIPFRESVDPHFH; encoded by the coding sequence ATGTCGAACGAATCGACGACTCCCCCCCAGCAGAGCGTCCAGATCATCACCGGCGACGACATGGCGCGGGGACGCTACAGCAACAACTTGGCCGTGGCGTTCAACCCCGAGGAATTCATTCTGGACTGGCTCCTGAGCTCCCCCGGGGGGATCCACCTGGTGTCCAGGATCATTGTGAGCCCTTCTCACGTGAAGCGGATCATCGATCTGCTCACGAAGAACCTGGAACGATACGAGGAGCAGTTCGGCCGCATTCCCTTTAGAGAATCGGTGGATCCGCATTTTCATTGA
- a CDS encoding B12-binding domain-containing radical SAM protein produces the protein MNVLLVNPFFNGQAEIPPLGLAAVAGSLPDRGIGVEIVDLDLAPSSLEGLSLLRERIAGSRPRILGVTALTNSFPSAVKVFRTAKDADPGLFTVLGGVHGTVLHEAILERHETIDAVVRGEGEESFPDLVQAIFRERSLEGIAGVSFRGPRGVVCGPERPPVPDLDALHLPAHHLLGNACYRTQSLSSSRGCPHRCTFCSIRSLYGGSVRMRSAGSLVEEIRLLIGGGAKRIMFTDDNFTVDGRRIRELCAAMTGGGLNRGAAYYAQGRIDDLCRTPLLAGMLREAGFRALYIGAESGSQEILDSYRKGIHPEDVLRGVSLCVEQDLTPVVNFILLGPLDTPETVVETIRLAKMIFESGAEIAYTEAVIPYPGTPLREELERDGLLRETGGTEHFAPRRGLEPERFFLLCDLARDMNRLVHGGDPLYETRRVYYDLAFLEFLLHRENPPAFTELCRATRPDDPSETAREIRLLERRVRDAV, from the coding sequence ATGAATGTCCTGCTCGTCAATCCGTTCTTCAACGGACAGGCGGAGATTCCGCCCCTGGGGCTGGCCGCCGTCGCAGGCTCCCTGCCGGACCGGGGAATCGGAGTCGAGATCGTCGACCTGGATCTCGCCCCTTCGTCGCTGGAAGGACTCTCTCTTCTCCGGGAACGAATCGCCGGCAGTCGCCCCCGGATCCTGGGCGTCACGGCCCTGACGAACAGTTTTCCCTCGGCCGTGAAGGTCTTCCGGACGGCAAAGGACGCAGATCCGGGCCTCTTCACCGTCCTGGGAGGAGTCCACGGCACCGTGCTCCACGAAGCGATTCTGGAACGGCACGAAACGATCGACGCCGTGGTCCGGGGCGAGGGAGAGGAGTCCTTTCCGGACCTGGTGCAGGCCATTTTCCGGGAACGGAGCCTCGAAGGGATCGCCGGCGTCAGCTTCCGCGGCCCCCGAGGCGTCGTCTGCGGCCCGGAGCGGCCCCCCGTGCCGGACCTGGACGCCCTCCACCTGCCGGCCCACCATCTTCTGGGAAATGCATGCTACCGGACGCAGAGCCTCTCCTCCAGCCGGGGATGCCCCCACCGCTGCACTTTCTGCTCCATTCGCTCCCTCTATGGCGGGTCCGTGCGCATGCGATCCGCCGGCTCCCTGGTGGAGGAAATCCGGCTCCTCATCGGAGGGGGAGCGAAGCGGATCATGTTCACCGACGACAATTTCACCGTGGACGGCCGGCGGATCCGGGAGCTCTGTGCCGCCATGACCGGCGGAGGCCTGAACCGGGGAGCGGCATACTACGCCCAGGGGCGGATCGACGACCTCTGCCGGACGCCGCTTCTGGCGGGCATGCTTCGGGAGGCCGGATTCCGGGCCCTCTACATCGGCGCCGAGTCGGGCTCTCAGGAGATTCTCGATTCCTACCGGAAGGGCATCCACCCTGAGGATGTGCTCCGCGGGGTGTCCCTGTGCGTCGAGCAGGACCTGACGCCCGTTGTCAATTTCATCCTCCTGGGCCCCCTGGACACGCCGGAAACCGTCGTGGAGACCATCCGGCTGGCCAAGATGATCTTTGAGAGTGGCGCCGAAATCGCCTATACGGAGGCCGTCATTCCCTATCCGGGAACGCCGCTCAGGGAGGAACTGGAGAGAGACGGCCTCCTCCGGGAAACGGGCGGTACGGAACACTTCGCTCCCCGCCGCGGCCTGGAGCCGGAGCGTTTTTTTCTTCTCTGTGATCTCGCCCGGGACATGAACCGTCTCGTCCACGGCGGCGATCCCCTCTATGAAACCCGCCGGGTTTATTACGACCTGGCGTTTCTCGAATTCCTCCTGCACCGGGAGAATCCGCCGGCCTTCACGGAGCTTTGCCGGGCGACCCGTCCCGACGATCCGTCGGAGACGGCCCGGGAGATCCGCCTTCTGGAAAGGCGGGTCCGGGATGCGGTTTGA